One Primulina eburnea isolate SZY01 chromosome 4, ASM2296580v1, whole genome shotgun sequence genomic window, GGATAATCTTTTCTAAGATTTTAATAAGACGAGTCATCAGACGATCTTGTTTGACACTTCagttttctttttcttatttttttttatttttatgtaattGAGAATCCGCAACTACTATCTTTAGTCCGGACGGACACAACGAAAACTGCGTTAGTCAGACAAATTGTGTAATAAACTTGTCCGAAAATGGACGCTGGTTGGACAAATGAAACTCTTGGTAATTGGTTTACGTGCATCTGATACTTTCATTTTGTTCGCGAGTGATGTGTATTTCTTTGTATTTCTATAATTCTATTAAGTATTGATTTCTTTTTATCTACATTAATTTATAAAACAAGCTAAATTTTGGCAGAATATAATCTGGAATCGGTACTAAAATGCAAGTTTTTCCGTCCTATACATGACCAATATATAAACTTGGGTCAGAATATTGATTTTTGAGATTCTTTAATTtgtcaaaattattaatttagcaAACTCACTGATCGACTTATATCTCTTTAGatcgagtttttttttttttctaaaaaaaaatttaaatacattTAACACCCACTGCCATTGGTGAAACGAGATattgaatttatatatattgtttgttTACTTTACGTAATACAAATTTGTGTATTTCATGAACCACCATAATCTTTTTTATAGTAAATATATTGCCTGAATATATCTATGCATCACCTTGTTTGAATTTAGCCATATCTGAGAGTTCATCTGCTGCTTCAACCAAGTGATCTAGCCTAGCCACAAATTCTATAAGCAACGAGGTAAAAGTTGCAAGTGACAGATTTGTAGTAGTTTCTAGTGCCTGCATTTTAGGAATCGAATCCTTGTTAATGCCACGATCGTCTTCGAAAGCATCAACTTCTCTTGATGGCCAAGAATATTTCCTTCTCGACTGCTTTCTCATAATCTCACGATACGATTCGACCTGCAAGCGTACCGTAGTTCCCAGAAGTTGATTTGGGGTATACAAATTTTGTTCTAAACTTTTCGTATCAAGATCAGAAAAGGTTGATGACGATGCATGAGTTAGCTTTGTTTGTTGCATAGACGAATTATCCGGTGGGTCGATGGTAGATGCTAGGAGATACGAGTGCATGTCAATGGCCCTTTGCAGTTTTTCTGTGGAGCTGTGAACCCGTTTAAGGAGGCAAGACTTGAGGCTCCATTGCATGTGGTCTATATCTTGGCCTAGGTATCGGACTAGCTCTGCTGCCACGCTTGATGCTTCTTGGATCTCCTTTTGGAATGTGATTCTAAGGTTATAATGGGCCTGATACAAAGAAAATAGTATGTATCAGAcaaagggttttttttttttttcgcgaACTTATCAATTATCATCTAGCTATTAGTGTTAATAATGAAATTTGCATAAAAGTCACAGCTTCTTACTACGGTTTGTGTGTAAAGTTCTCCAAATTTGGGTTTTTCCTACCAAGTATTACAAAATTTATATCTCTACTCTTTTCCGAATATATTCTTACCACTGATTCGTTTTTTTAATCTGATTCGCCTTTGTTATCGAAGTTGATTCTTTATGTTCTCAGGTAATTAGAAAGGCCTTATATTATGTTTCGGCTTTTGTGCATCATCAAAAGCCACTAAAGGTATCGCCAAAagcaaaagaaaaaggaaagccACTAAAGGAGAATCATTGACATGATGATCATCTGTGTTTCTTATATATGGCAGGCCTGTTTCAGACATATTTTAGGTTTTAGGAATTCGTGTTGTATAGATTTGGCTCGAGCTCAATCATGTTCGAATGTCGTCATTATCAAAATTTACGATAGATGAATGTTCCGAGACCTGAATTTCAGAGTGTAGCACACCGTGAAGTGCCATGACCTCGTATGCACAATAGCGTAGGACCGCACCCACTTTCACGTATTCAGACCATGGATAAAAGAAGTGATTGAACCTTCCATGTGGTGGCTCCCATTTAGCAGAATTGGCCTAGACAGAAAACAGATGCAGAAAAAATCATGAGCATTTGCTGATTATATTTCTTTTAACCTCATCCATCCACAAAAGATCATCTGATCAAATATAATACCAAAGTTTCAAATTGTGAGGCCGAGTTCAGAATTGACCGGAATTTTCTATAGGCAGGTTCATCTGGAAACGCGTCCATGACAGTCTTTGTGAACTCGGGTTGTTCTGATCCATCTACTTCTAAGTATTTCCGAACACATTCTAAAATACAACGAATGCCCAAAGCATTAACGATTAAATCAAACAGCAATAACAAGTAGTAAAAGTTGGATTCTTGACAATTGGTAGGACGTAGCTGATGTTCTTTTATGAATGTATTAGGAAGGATTTGATTTCTTGATTCATCTTATGCCCAGTGTACTTGTAATTTAACTCTCTTTTACCATTAATGATTGTTTCATATAAAAAAAGTTGGATTCTTGACACCTTCTGTTTATAACAGGACAGACTCAACAAACGTGAGTAAAAGTAAAGGTATTTTAGGTTGCAAGTACGCGCGCGCACACTATTTGgatgtatatatgtataaataTGGTGGTTCATAACTTGAAATACCTTCAAGTGCATCAGCAACTGAGGCAAAGTTGTTGACAAGTTCTTTGTGCAACTGTTCCCCAGCCCATATAGGAAAAATCAACAGATTAACTAATACTGCTACTATCACTCCAATGGCGATAGAGTAGAGCCGATCCATGGCTGTTCTGAACGGGCTTCCCATTCGATAACCAGAAATGATGATCAAACAGTAGGTGAAAAGTATTACTCGAAATCCATACTCGTATGGAACTAAGGATGGCCATAACTTCATGAATGATGTTATCGTTCCTACAAAATGTTAAAACAACGTTTCTTAGACTAATATACTCAGCGGCAGTCGAAGGGGATTAAGAGTTGAAAAATACTTACCAACAATGAAGATGCTAAAACCAATTATGATTGGTTCAGCAACTTGGCCGGTACTTAAAGCAATCTGAGCAACGGCTATAGCCATGACTCCAGCCAGAAGACTACCCAGTGCTCTGTTGAATCCTCGATTAAATGTGGCACCTAGCATTCATGTCAAAAAATGCATGGAATATGGTCAAATAAGTACTcagaaaataacaaaatttgaaaaacttttgagctgGTTTTATGCAATGTTTATACACACCGACTGTGTATTCAAACATGATGGCAACAGTTAGGATAGACCAGATAATATTGGTGCCAAAAACTTTGTAAGAATCTCGACATAATATCAAGAGCGATACAGCAAGAACCGCGAGGCCGACTTTAAGAGAAAATGTTACTCTATCAACATCTTCTTTGCAGAATTCCCAAACACTCAAAATGAAGCTTTTGCACAACAAGTTAACTCCGTCTACATAATTTCTGTTAAAATCTGATATCTTATTATCTTTCTCAATGGGAGTCATTTCGATTTCAACACTACCCTTTTGGCCATTCATTCTCCAATGAAGAAGTACGAACACTTTTGAATTCTAACTCTTAGTCGACTCTTTTGTTCTAGTTCTTGATCTTCGTCGGCTAAAATAGAGGTGCTGCCATCTTTAAGGCACGGGGAAAAAGATGAAACAAGTGAGATGAGGCAAATTCGATTTAAAGAAGGGATATGGCTAAGTGGCTGATGCAAGTAGGATTAGAAAGGCATGAGCAGACAAGATTTGAAACAATGTTGGAGAAAGAATAAACAGCAATAATAGAAGAAAGAATGGGGCAAAAACCTTGGATAAAAGATGCTTAACAATAATGTGGAATGGTCAGTAGAGAATTAGAATCTAAAAATTTTACTGTTTATTCTTCATAATTGTTTCCCTATAAaatatcttttaaattttttcatttATAGAATGTGAATTTTTTCCGATAGATCACTATATTGGAGGTGAGATAATGACAATTTACTTTGATGAAAATTCTAAACAAAGaacaaaatttataaacaacAATATCTATAACAAGCTTTTGAATACATGTAACATGAGCTATAAGACCACAAATTTCATGTTATTTCTTGATCCTCACAGATGAAACTTCCAAATTCCATAACCAAAGCTTGCTAGTTCTCACATTTAATCACTTTCAGAAACGACACGTCTTTGTTGTGATGTAATATACGTCTAACATCGCAATTCCACACTATTAAGGGTTCTTTAGCGCAAAATCGTTGTtagtaatattttaaaaaccGTGTTAGAAATGTGTTGCATGGCTTCGAGACAATGTTATGTTCTTCACCATATGCTAATGCTGGAATTGGATGCCTTGGAGTGCCATATCCCTCAAAtgctgttttaaaaaaaatgtgccTGACCCACGTCAATATTCAAATCCGGAAGGGACCGTCCTCGAGCTCATTTGCTGGTGGAACCTTCTGTTGTTTGAGTACGATCTCCATTGAATTTACGTAAAATTAGAATTTCGACTGGAATGATACGGTTTTAATATAAGCGTAATTTCGATCTTTTAAAAAAACGAatgtttaataatatataaataactaAATGAGACAATTGCAAGTCGCGTTTGTAGTCCAACGGTTAGGATAATTGCCTTCCAAGCAATAGACCCGGGTTCGACTCCCGGCAAACGCAGTTTTACCTTTTTCCTTTCGCTAACATGCCACAGGTGCATGAGAAAAATgtgtatatttatttatttatatattattttttgagaTCAAAAGATAAATGTGAATAATTTGGATCCACACAGTGTCGATTTGAAGATTCCGAAGTAATACCACGCTACAAACGTGatggattttttaaaaaatttgagctAAAATTGGATTAATGTAAAATTTGGGAATTCCATGGAAGTTTCCCCTTTTGTTAAAATAATAATCGAGCCACGGATTGATCTGCCAATCACGCGGCGGCAGTAGAGTCATTTCGTCGTAGATATTCAGACAAAAGCCGTAAAACAAGCGCAAGTTACCAAGAGTCTGAAATCGTTCCAACTTCAAGCTAGGGGACCTCTATCTCTCTCGCTAGAGAATTGTTTGACTTTTCAGTCAACGTAAATCCGGCCCAATGGGTAACTGCAGCAGCCTTCACACCACCACCGCCACTTCCACCGTCACGCCACCGGCCCAGGCGAACGGTGGCGGGGCAGATCCCGCCATCACCGTCCTGCCTTCGGACGCGCCACCACCTCCCCGCCATCCCCTCCCCGCCGGCCCTGGCCGCGTCCTCGGACGACCCATGTCGGATATCCATTCCGTCTACATTTTTGGCCGGGAACTTGGCAGGGGTCAATTCGGGGTGACCCATCTCGTGACCCATCGCGCAACGCGCTTGACCTACGCCTGCAAATCGATCGCTACAAGGAAGCTCCTGAACGCAGATGACGTGGCCGACGTCCGCCGTGAGGTTCAGATCATGCACCATCTCACCGGGAACCGTAATATCGTGGAGCTGAAAGAAGTATTCGAAGATCGGCATAATGTGCATTTGGTGATGGAATTGTGTGGCGGCGGCGAGCTCTTTGATCGGATTATTTCTAAGGGACATTACTCGGAGCGCGCGGCGGCGGGGCTTTGTAGGCAAATTGTGACTGTGGTGCACGCCTGTCATTCCATGGGGGTTATGCACAGGGATTTGAAACCTGAGAATTTCTTGTTTTTGAGTACTCtcgaggattcaccgcttaAGGCCACTGATTTTGGATTGTCCGTGTTTTTCAAACAAGGTAGTGTTTTATGACCAagtgatatatttttttgtctATGAAGATGTTTATGCATGGAAAAATGTGTAAGAGTGTTTTTTTTATCTCGTCAGATGATAAATGTTGCGAGTTTAGAATTGTGAAGGATTACATACTGAGCTATTTCACCTTCTTTGACGGGAAAAGAGCTCTTTTGGTGGTTTAAGCAATGCTGTGGTTGAAATCAATAGCAATAATGGAAATTTTTTTATCCTGGAGCTAGCTTGTGATTCGTGGATCTTAGTTTTCATGAGCTTAATCCTAGGTCTTTCATATCATTACTAGTTATGCGATAAAAAAATGTGCACGAGCACTATCATATGAAAATTCACTTGGTTAATTTgattgaaatttaaataaaaagatGGCTCTCCATATTTTCTTGATCACTTCTTGATCGGGAGTTAAGATAGAAAACAGACACTTATTTGGTTTTTCTTCCTTGTGCGAACAGAAAGCCAGCGTTGAATTTAATGTTTTTAAGAATAGTCTCGATCATGGATAAACACAGGTCTTATCGATGATAAGTCAAATAAACACCGAAAGAccacttaaaaataatttatacgaaatgtttaaatattttgtTGACAAAGATTCTCTTCTTATATTCTATTGCTTAATGTTTTGAATCATGTATCCAAGGCAAAACAGATTTGTAACGAAAGTAGTTCTATTGAATTTATTGCGGAAATGCTAAATCCTATGTTCACTACCTACCGACTGCAGGAGAAGTATTCAAGGATCTTGTTGGTAGTGCGTACTATGTGGCTCCTGAAGTGTTGCGTCGAAATTACGGCTCCGAAGCTGATATTTGGAGTGCCGGAGTGATACTCTATATTTTACTCAGTGGGGTTCCACCCTTCTGGGGAGGtatcattttttatatattttcagCCACTTTTTATTTAGTTATTAAAATAGGCTCATAAATCTGAAGGTAGAGGGCGCAGAATGGAAATGCTTGACTGACAAGTGAAGCACAAAACTAATTCATCTATTAGGATTGTTGTCAGGAATTCCTGTCTATTTGTGATATGTTGGTGATGTTTTCAATTGTATCTCCAGAGAATGAGAAGGGAATATTTGAAGCTGTTTTGCGTGGTCACCTTGATTTTGTATCTGAACCTTGGCCATTGATATCAAGTAGCGCCAAGGACCTTGTGAAAAAGATGCTACAAGCTGATCCTAAGGATAGGCTGAATGCAGTTGAAGTCTTAAGTAAGTGTCTTTCTTTGTTGCTTCAGAATGTTAAAATGTCTGTTCAGTGGAAATGGGAACCAAGGCTATTGTTCATCGTTTCTCGTATATTATAATTTGTACCGAAGATCTATAAGATGATGAATACTCGTATAtctctttctttgaaatatttgaaatccACCGTAGTCATGAATTGAGCTCAAAGTTTGCGATATAGACTATATAGAAAAATTCATACAAATCTTTGGTAACATTTGTCCGGTTATTTTCTGGAATATGTTATCGGAAATTAATTATAGAATATATTGTatatttgagtttttttttcaGTGAGCCATCTTTTACTTTATATGTCACAGTTGTTAGAATGTGAGGGCTAGTAATATCACATCGGATATGTCTGGTTTCTTAATGCTCTTTTGAGTagcataaaatttttaaatttattttttgagcaggcattaaataatatttttggtaAATGACGATAAGGTGGCTGAAAAGTAATTATCAGGTCTGGAGATTTGAAAATGACGAGAAAACATATTTTTTGGGGAATAGAACAAAAATTAAATGGCAGTGATTAGTTTCAGCTCTAGAAATGGAAATTGTTCGGGATAAATGATGCAAAAGATAGCCTTCTGATTAATTATTCTTTCATTTCATTATCAAAATGGTCCCATACTTATATAACAACGTCCAACTTTAAAAATTACAGACCATCCATGGATGAGAGAAGATGGAGATGCATCTGATAAGCCTCTTGACATCGCTGTTTTAAGTAGAATGAAGCAGTTCCGAGCGATGAATAAGCTCAAGAAAGTAGCTCTCAAGGTCGAAATATATCCTTCATATACCAGACTGCACTTTTTTGTGCTTCCGACTAATTCTAAGCTGCTGCAATTTCTAGGTAATTGCAGAAAATCTTTCTGAAGAAGAAATCATTGGCTTGAAGGAGATGTTCAAATCCATGGATACGGATAACAGTGGAACCATTACTTTTGAAGAACTAAAAGCTGGTCTACCAAAGCTGGGTACCAAACTCTCTGAATCAGAAGCGAGACAGTTGATGGAAGCGGTACCCATCTGATTTTATTTATCAAAGCTATATAGAGGGCCATAAACTTCACTCTTGGGTTGCCGGTTGATTAACTTGTCATGTTATCTCATTGTGAGAGATAACTATTGAAAGTTGGTCGTGCATAGGTGCTTTACAATTGTTCAAGATTGAAGATTCGGTTTTATTAAAAGCTACAAACTTTGGTTAAGTGACAAATGTTGGGGTTTCAATTGCTATTAGAGTTAAAGTCACTTGTTCAATATGTTCTGTAAGTGGGAACAATTGTTGGGTAGAGTATTAAGCTCTGAAGAGAGAGACCATAATGGAGAAAATTTTGATCTGCATTATTCCTCAATGATCACAAAAGAGTCTTTATACACGAGCATAAGAATAAGATGGTTGCAACATCCACTAACTGAATCTAACGTTTTAACTTACTACTTAACTATCCAATTAAGTTCTAGTTGGCCAACTAAGTTCATTTAACTGGTATTTGATCCTGATATAGAGAATTGTTTGTTTTGGCAATTCTTCGTGTTTTTCTGTTCAGCTGCCCGTAGCATGATGATTCAATTGAGATGTTTAGGATGTGCTATATAGCTGAAAAGATTTGAGTTTTATTGTCAGTAGGTGCTAAGTCTTATTATCACTATTAGTTTGGGGTCACATTCAAATTTTTCTCGTGGTAAGTGAAAAAGAGTTGCAGACAACATTTTTGGGTATGGAATCTGTGGTGCAGTTTTGTGGCAATTTTCTTCTCTTCAGTATATTTTCTTGCAGTAAAAATGCCACATTTCATAATTTCTGAACATTGTAAGATGCTTCTTGATTTCATGAGGTGTGTTTCCAGGCTGATGTTGATGGAAATGGAACAATAGATTACATTGAATTTATAACAGCGACAATGCACATGAACCGAGTCGAAAGGGCAGACCATCTGTACAAAGCTTTCGAATATTTTGACAAGGACAAAAGCGGGTAACACTTGGTTTGCATCCACCTTTCTGCTTATTGTGTTGGATAGTAGCATTCACAATTTTCTAATACTTGCCTCTGAAATTAGGTATATCACGATGGAAGAACTCGAGCATGCGATGAAAGAATACAACATGGGTGATGCTAAAACGATTAAAGAAATCCTTGCAGAAGTAGACACAGACAATGTAAAGTTTTCTTTTCCCAAAAGTTTCTTTTCCTTCAATAATCTCTTATTTACACACAGGAACAAGTTTTGAGCTCAAGATTTATTTACCTCTCAGAAAGTTGGAAAATGACGAGAAAATTATGCTTAATTGTGTAGATATAAGAGAATATAAAGAATAAACTTtatttttatgagaaaaatcatatattagttaTCATTGTCCCATGACAGGATGGTAGAATAAACTATGATGAATTTGTTGCAATGATGAGGAAAGGTAACCCAGATTTGGTCGCAAATAGACGGCGAAAATAGAATCAACACTGGATTCATGACCAAAATTATACATGTACCGAAGAGCTGGATCATGGATGGTTGCTTCAGTTTCCCTTGAAGCCACTGGAGGTTGGGAAATGATCTTTTTTTTGTCTGGTTTTTTCCTCTGTTAATTTTCTGGAAATTGTCCCACACTTTGATGATTTACTGGTGAGATTGATGTACAGGATGTGGTTGGTATATATTTTCCCAATGGGTCTTTTCTAAAAGCTCGAGTTAGCCTTGAACCGAAGGCTTCATGTGGTTAAAACATAGAAACTTGTACAATTAGTCGGTGCAATAACTttaattctttttttaaaaaataaaattaaatatctatttcatttcataaaatattttaaacaaaagCTTTGAAACCCATCAAGACAAAACCAAATATGCTCCATCTGTTTTGacaaaccgaaccgaattaagaaTTTCGGTTGGTTTAGTTGGTTCTTATTTGGATgactaattttaaattttgaattttatagtGAATTAATACATAAATGTTGTAATTCAAAAAAAGAAGTGGTTGATATTTTATAGAAATTGAGTGAACATTTTATTTGATTGTTGACTAAAATGATTATGAgcaaaatcatatattaaacACTTATGAATGCTATAGAATTTTACAGCTTATAGAAAAACTAGACTTTTATGGTTATAATTATGTTTTTTGGACTAAAACataaaacaaataatttatcaaTGTAATTGGACTGTTACAAACTcacaaataatataatataatctaAAATCAAACAAAATAAACTTATATTCAAGAAAAACTTGTGTTATTTTGTTATAAGAAGAATTTTTATGTTCTTGGGATAAATATTAGCTAAAAATGTTCTTTTGTATTACATTTAAAGTTGTTGATATGAACTTTATGGAGGATTTGGagcaaaaaaaattcagaagtGGACTTTCTACAAGGCATGACTACGTCGTGGTCACGCCTTGTGACATTCTTCAGCGGCCTGTAATAATTGAATCTGGCGATAATTTCAAGCAGTGAAattcgaaatttgtgaagataATGCTAGATTTTAGACTCCTAATCATGTGTTTGACTTATGAAAAAAAATTTGGAGAGAGATTTTGTTATTGAGTGAAATAAATATAAGCTAGAGTTTTATTCTACAAGAACTctatattcttttttttttttttatcttttttttacaTTAAGTTTTCTTTAGTTGATGGATTTTTATCCTTTGACCCATTCAATAATCTACACATGTAAATCAAAAGTGGGGCATACAAAAATGAGACATAATTCCACGTCTTCAACGTGAAGATCAAGAAGAAGACGCAAgaattttttatctattctcAAGAAATCTAGACTAAGTTTTATTTATGATTCGATGGATATTTCAATCTTAACAATGTGAGGTTTTTTGTGCTTTAATTTAACAGTCTTGTTTTGTTCAAATATTTGTtggtttatgatttatttatatgaagTTGTATGTTGATTAATCTGACATTttaatttgatatatgattttatattgTTATCTATGAATTTAacgatccgtaattgtcatgacCGATTGGTATCTAAGTAGCACTAGATTAGGTGTTTTGTACTATCATAACATATTTAGTCTAAATAAATCAGCCAAACTCGATCTATCAATTGCTGCTATATCAGTTattagattttaggattaactcttttcacaaaacgaaaatGCTATCTTGAATTAATATGGAACACTATCTTGCTAATTTGATTACTGATATGTTTTGACTTGATGCTGAATTCGGTCAATTAAATTAAGATAACACAAGTATTTTAGCGGTTATTCATACAATTCTAATGCTAATTATTTAGAACTACATGAGTAAATAATTTGTTAGTCAATTATCAATTGTACCATTGAATAGTAGAACACTATTAAATCATAATTTAGCAGGATTGAATTATCTCCTTTGTTAATAATTCATCGATGTTCTTTAATTCTCTTTTAGATTTTTATTTCTTCTTATTAGctaattttagttttaatattttaatcagCTTTTATCCAAAAATATcctctttttattttatttcatcgaaagaaataaatttttcgtTCCCAGTGGATTTGACTCTACTCACCATAaactcattttatttaaagaatatGAATTTAAGTTTGGTGGCTCAACGACAGCTATCTTTTGAAATgtctataaatatttatattttaacaaACGAGATAcatgaaatttaaatataatttattttatgtgCTACCAAATGATTCTTGGGTCCTACAATTTCACCTCATTgtgtcaaaaaatatttttatgtttcagTCAGCATTTAAACTTCGGATTTGATTttgtttcaaaataatttaCTAAAAAGTTACAAAAGCATTATTCTTTATATTATTAGCAACACATAATGTGTGCTTCATTGCTAGCTGAAAGCGAAGAAATGAATGACATTAAGAAATGTATTAAAAACGATAGATGCAAATTTGACAAATGAAGCATTTAGATGAGAAGACGAGTTTTCATATGCGTTTTTATAAGAACGATGAGCTCCCCTCATTCagaaatcatttattttcaccGTGATCTGTACAAAACCGAAAAATGCTCAAGCAGTTAGAGTAGTTAGTTGGTACATGACGAATCCTGAACGAGAGCATTGTAATACAGTTAAAAGGATCCTTAGATATATTAA contains:
- the LOC140831189 gene encoding putative aluminum-activated malate transporter 3, which encodes MNGQKGSVEIEMTPIEKDNKISDFNRNYVDGVNLLCKSFILSVWEFCKEDVDRVTFSLKVGLAVLAVSLLILCRDSYKVFGTNIIWSILTVAIMFEYTVGATFNRGFNRALGSLLAGVMAIAVAQIALSTGQVAEPIIIGFSIFIVGTITSFMKLWPSLVPYEYGFRVILFTYCLIIISGYRMGSPFRTAMDRLYSIAIGVIVAVLVNLLIFPIWAGEQLHKELVNNFASVADALEECVRKYLEVDGSEQPEFTKTVMDAFPDEPAYRKFRSILNSASQFETLANSAKWEPPHGRFNHFFYPWSEYVKVGAVLRYCAYEVMALHGVLHSEIQAHYNLRITFQKEIQEASSVAAELVRYLGQDIDHMQWSLKSCLLKRVHSSTEKLQRAIDMHSYLLASTIDPPDNSSMQQTKLTHASSSTFSDLDTKSLEQNLYTPNQLLGTTVRLQVESYREIMRKQSRRKYSWPSREVDAFEDDRGINKDSIPKMQALETTTNLSLATFTSLLIEFVARLDHLVEAADELSDMAKFKQGDA
- the LOC140831190 gene encoding calcium-dependent protein kinase 1-like isoform X1, which encodes MGNCSSLHTTTATSTVTPPAQANGGGADPAITVLPSDAPPPPRHPLPAGPGRVLGRPMSDIHSVYIFGRELGRGQFGVTHLVTHRATRLTYACKSIATRKLLNADDVADVRREVQIMHHLTGNRNIVELKEVFEDRHNVHLVMELCGGGELFDRIISKGHYSERAAAGLCRQIVTVVHACHSMGVMHRDLKPENFLFLSTLEDSPLKATDFGLSVFFKQGEVFKDLVGSAYYVAPEVLRRNYGSEADIWSAGVILYILLSGVPPFWGENEKGIFEAVLRGHLDFVSEPWPLISSSAKDLVKKMLQADPKDRLNAVEVLNHPWMREDGDASDKPLDIAVLSRMKQFRAMNKLKKVALKVIAENLSEEEIIGLKEMFKSMDTDNSGTITFEELKAGLPKLGTKLSESEARQLMEAADVDGNGTIDYIEFITATMHMNRVERADHLYKAFEYFDKDKSGYITMEELEHAMKEYNMGDAKTIKEILAEVDTDNDGRINYDEFVAMMRKGNPDLVANRRRK
- the LOC140831190 gene encoding calcium-dependent protein kinase 15-like isoform X2, which codes for MGNCSSLHTTTATSTVTPPAQANGGGADPAITVLPSDAPPPPRHPLPAGPGRVLGRPMSDIHSVYIFGRELGRGQFGVTHLVTHRATRLTYACKSIATRKLLNADDVADVRREVQIMHHLTGNRNIVELKEVFEDRHNVHLVMELCGGGELFDRIISKGHYSERAAAGLCRQIVTVVHACHSMGVMHRDLKPENFLFLSTLEDSPLKATDFGLSVFFKQGEVFKDLVGSAYYVAPEVLRRNYGSEADIWSAGVILYILLSGVPPFWGENEKGIFEAVLRGHLDFVSEPWPLISSSAKDLVKKMLQADPKDRLNAVEVLNHPWMREDGDASDKPLDIAVLSRMKQFRAMNKLKKVALKVIAENLSEEEIIGLKEMFKSMDTDNSGTITFEELKAGLPKLGTKLSESEARQLMEAADVDGNGTIDYIEFITATMHMNRVERADHLYKAFEYFDKDKSG